The following DNA comes from Thermococcus sp. M36.
GGTATTCCATTACGAACATGTAAATCATTGTGGACAAATACAGAGGTAGTAAATATGGCGGGACAAACAAACTTCGCTTTATCAAACGTTTCCATTCAATGCCATCAGGGTTTATGACAAGCCTTTTCTTTGCAAGTCTAGCAAGAATCGCTGCAAGAGCTCCGTCTGGGGCCACATAATACATAATATCAATATCACCCGAATGATATTTTAACAAGATGAGAGTAGCAAGTAGATCATTAATAGATGGAATAGTTGTACTTTTTCCCTGAATAGATGGAACATGAACTCGGATGACTCCATTGTATTCGTCTTCGTGAAATTTATCGGATTCACAGGTAACATATATTGTAAATCCTCTACTAGATAACCTCGTTGAAATTTCCTCAACAAAAGTTTCGGTGCCC
Coding sequences within:
- a CDS encoding DUF1972 domain-containing protein, producing GTETFVEEISTRLSSRGFTIYVTCESDKFHEDEYNGVIRVHVPSIQGKSTTIPSINDLLATLILLKYHSGDIDIMYYVAPDGALAAILARLAKKRLVINPDGIEWKRLIKRSLFVPPYLLPLYLSTMIYMFVMEY